The following DNA comes from Thermococcus piezophilus.
CCTTTTTAGAATTCCTCTTCTATACAGCTTCAGGACGTGCTCCCTGACCGAGCGTTCGCTTATTCCGAGCTCCCTCTGTATTTCAGTTATTCTCATTGGCTCCCTTTTCTCAAGCAGGAGGCGGTATATTCTCAGTTCCGTCTTCTTGATACCCATTGAGCGCAGCAGTGCCTCGAGCTTCTCATAGACGTCGCTCATCTCCCCCACCTGATGTACTCTCATCTTACCTATGAAAAGTTGTTTTCATACTCATTAATAAAGTTTGTCCTACTGGAAGGAAACTTCGCCTATGTAGAGTCCGTCGGGTAAAAAAGCCTTTCCCTTCTTTGCATTTCTCAAGAAGGGGACTATCTTAATACCTTCCCTCGCGTCAAAGCCCTCTAGGTATGGATTTACAGAGGGCAGGATTAGGAACTTCTCCACCCTCAAGAAACATTTGGTTTTTCTGAGGACTCTACCCCCCTTGATGCCACAAGCGGGATGTATGTGGCCGAGGTAGGCCTCAACGAACTCCACCTCTGGCAGGTTTGTGTGCCCGTGGAGTAAAAGGAGGCCGTCAATGACGAGGTGGTCAACGACATTGATGTTTGGAAACTTCCTGGCAACTTCTTCTATGCGCCCGTCGTGATTGCCTTTGGTTATTACAGTTGGAACCTCTCTCAGCTCGGAAAAGAACCCAATCAACAGGCGCTTCATCGTGAAACTAAGTCCAATGGGCTCTTTGACATCTCCCAGGAGTATCAGCAGGTCAGGGTCTCTCTCCTTTATGAACTCGGCGAGCCTCTCTTCGAAGTGAGTCCTTATTCTCAACCCGCGGGAAAGCTCAAACCCCATGTGTGCATCGGCCAGGAGGAGGGTCTTCCCCATTGAGGTTTTAAGCTCGAGTGAAAGCCTCTCGAAGGCATCGAAAAAGTCCATAGCACCACCAAAAAGCAAATCGATAGAAAAGGAGAGGAGGGTTATCAGATGAGTCCGCGTTCCTTTCTCCTCTGCCTCTTGAGGCGCCTGATCCTCTTCTTAATCCACTTCCACCTCATCCTTCCTTTCTTCTTCCACTTCCTGGGTCTCCTCTTCATGAGCATCACCCCTGAGCTTTAACTCCACCCTTAGCTCCAGCGGCTCCTTTTTAAGCTTTTCCGTGGGGAAAGGTTAGCTCCCTTTGGACGGTCGAAAAGATGCACCAACGCTCTAACCTGCCCGAAAAGCCGATAGAGGATGGGTTCTTGTTTTCCAATTTTTCCAGAATGTGTGGGGCTTTTATATTTTATCTGTAGCCTGTTATTGGTCTTTAGGCTGAATGCGTTGTCAACTATATAGCAATTGTCTATATTGATCTTGTAAGATGGAGTAGATTAAATATGACTGTTTTCAAGTTTGAAACACTTCTCCATTAACCTTATCTACTTCTCCGGATAAAATCCCACGGTGGTGGTATGAGGGTCGCCTATGTCCAGATGGAGCCGAAGCTTTTGGAACCTGAGAAAAACTACTCCAAAGCGGAGAGGCTTATAAAAGAGGCCGCCAAGGAAGGGGCGAAGCTGGTGGTCCTCCCTGAGCTCTTCGACACCGGCTACAACTTTGAGAGCAGGGACGAGGTGGAGAGCGTCGCCGGCCAGATTCCGGACGGAGAAACCACTGAGTTTCTTGTTGAGCTTTCCAGGGATCTTGAGGTCTTCATCGTCGCGGGAACTGCAGAGAAAGATGAGAAAGGAAGGCTCTACAATTCCGCAGTAATAGTTGGCCCGATAGGCTGGGGCTATATCGGGAAGTACCACAAGGTTCACCTCTTCTACCGCGAGAAGCTCTTCTTCGAGTCCGGAAACCTCGGCTTCCACGTTTTCAATATCGGCATCGTAAAGGTCGGAGTTATGATATGCTTTGACTGGTTCTTCCCAGAATCGGCAAGAACGCTCGCTCTGAAGGGAGCGGAGATAATAGCCCACCCGAGCAACCTCGTTATGCCTTATGCGCCGAGGGCCATGCCAATCAGGGCCTTGGAGAATCGCGTTTACACTATAACCGCTAATCGCATAGGCGAGGAGCGGGGCCTTAGGTTCATAGGCAAGAGCACAATAGCCTCACCGAAGGCCGAAGTTTTGGCGGTAGGAAGTGGGGATAGGGAAGAGATTGGTGTCGTCGAGATTGACCTGAACCTCACCAGGGACAAGAGGCTCAATGAGCTCAACGACATATTCAAGGACAGGCGGCCCGAGTTTTATTTTGTATGAGCCGATGTCTTTCAGCTTTCATTTGTTTTACCTTGCTTTGTCGGTCGGGTGATGCAGGCCTCTGGCAGATGTTGTAGTAATGACACTTGTAACGATAGTATCCTAGGGAGTAAGCAATTGGTCTTGACGGATTTTTCATTAAAGCCGTTGTTCTTTTTGTAATTCACAATGGGCATAGAAGAACTTGGAGAAACAGCATAAAAGACTGTGGATTGCACAGCTTTTTGGCGATTGTGCTATTTTTCGAAAGAGTTTTAAAAAATAAGGCCTTAAATGAAAGCTGGTGCTGAAAATGAGGAGACTAATCCTCCCTGAAGTGTTGCTTGTGATTGCAGTGGTGGTTGGTTTTGTTGCACAGGCGGCACTCCTGCCGGCCAACTACGTTTATGAGAAAAGCTATGTTTGTCCCAATCACATCCAGGCCGAATTCATTCCAGCCAACACCTCCGTCACTGGGTACATCAGGGCAGAACATCCATTTTCGGCTTACGTGATTATCTCGGATTCTGGCTATTTTGGGGAGTTTGATCCTTCGAGTGCTGTGATGATGTGGGAGAATGTAACTGCAGTAGAGCTTGACTTCCAGGCTCCTGGGGAGGATTGTTACCTCGTCATAAAGAACGGAAATACAAGTCAGATAGTGGAGATAGAATTTAAAGCGGAGCACTGAGGCATTTAGGATAAATCAAGTCAAAAAGCGCTGAATACTTCCCTGGCGATATTCCTCCTCGGCCTTCTGAAGTAGAGCAGGTGGGAAACACCGTTGATCCCATGTTCGTTTATTGTGATGAGCTTCCATTCCCTGAAGAAAACGCTCCCGATGGCCAGCTGCGACGCAACGTCCCAGAGCCTGTACCCATCTTCGGTAATCTTCTCGAAGCCCGGTAGCTTGTAGTATGTCCTCCTGAAGTGCCCCTCTTGAGGTTGTAGCCTTCGTGAACTGAGACTATGGTGTGGTCCTCCGTTTTAGATTCGACGAGGAAGTCTTTGTAACCTATATTGTATAGGATTCCGTAAACCCTGTCCGTTTCTTTTATGACGAAAATTCCATCTTCGTTCAGGCTCAGGGTAACGTTTGCGAATATTCTTACGGCATCGAAGGGGTCGAAGTGTGGCATTGTGAGTCCCCAGAGTAAGGCCAGGCCGTGCTCTCCTACGAGCTTTGAAACTTCCCTCACATATCCAGTGATGAGCTTAAGCTCTAGACTTATCCCCGCTATCTCGAGCCACTTCCTGGCCTTCTTAAGGTCCTCATTCCTTGCGTCCAGAACCGTCAGCAGGGGAGCATTAGTGGCTTTGGCAGTGGCCGCTCCGGCAATTCCCGTACCGGCGCAGAAGTCGAGCACTCTAGGCTCTTCCGGCAGGAGTTCCTCCATGAATTCAAAGACCTTTGCTATCCCCTAGAACCTCTCCACGGCTCTTTCGTCATCGGGCTACGTTCTCCAACGAAGGTAGCGGTAGAGCTCCTCGAGGAACATGATATCACCACAGCCAATAATACATGAAGTTATTTAAATCCGTTGAAAGCCTGAAGAGTTAAAGCCTTTGAGAGCTGACTACTCATACCCTTCCTCCTCAGCTCTCAGCAGGGAGCGGAACATTTCAATGAACATAAGGGGGATTAATATCAGGGCAAAGAGAACCCCAACCTCTGTTCCGGCTTCAAAAAAGGTTAGCACTCCAGACATAACGCAGAGGAACGTCAGAAATGTCATGAACTCAGCACTGGCCTTTGCCAGCTTATCTGTGAAATTCGGTGAAATCTGGAGGATGAGCGGTTTTCCTGAGAAGACGTCATGAAGAGCATGAATAACATTATCAGAAGCAGTTCCCAGGGAGCTTTACCAAGAAGGGGGTGATAAGCTGTTATCATGATTGTCTGGGCGTAAAGGTACTGTTCTTATATCGGGCAGTTCTATAATCTTTTTAGGCTTTTCTAGGGCTTTTTCACTGAGTTCCTCCTTCTCGTAGGCTTCCTTCGCGAGCAAGTAGGCAACCCCCGAGATTACCGCGATTCCAAGGAGAAAAACGACTATCGGCCAGGTAGTGCTTAGGAAAGGGCTTATGACTATTATCGCGACCCCAAAAAGGGTTAGGGCCACCCGCCGAAGGCGTTGGCCTTTCCCCCGGCTTCCCGCCAGAGGAAGGTGTAGCCGATGCGGAAGCATATTACATAGTTTGGTTCGTTTCTGTAGTGATATGTGAGCAGGCCGCCTAGGAAGAGACTGTAGAGGAATCTAAGGAGCGGATAGGGCTCCATTGCATCACTTCGCCGAGAGAAGCCTGCAAATTTCAAAGAGCATCCCCGCCAGCACCGGGAAAGCGGCGTAGCTGACGTATATCCCAGGAATCAGGACCACGTTGTAGAGCAGCGCGATAGTATACACGGGTGTTGTGGTCATGTTCAGTACCGTCATGAACTCGGCGAAGCGCTTAGACCTATTGGGCAGAATAAAGAATCCTCTGCTGGTGAAGAGCGGGCTCTTGGCAAAGTACGTCATTGTAAAGAAGAATCCCCACACTAACAGAGGTATGGCGAGAATTCCAGTGACCTTGTCCGCAAAGCCGTCTGGCTGACCGTTCAGGTTGAAGTGTATTGCAACTGTGTCCGGAATTCTCTCCCAGAGAAAAGCGGTGAGGATGAAGTATATGACCAGAACCGCGAGATGGATGGTGAGGTACGGCCTCACGTTGAACTCGGGTATTTGCCTTTCCCGCTCTGGCTTCTCCAGAGCTTCTTGGCTCAAATCTTCAATCTCGTAATTTCTCTTCGCCACATAAGTGCCCGCCCAAATCACGGCGAAGGTTCCAATCAGAAGGGTGATTGTGAAAATGTCCCTTCTGACGTTGAAGAGTATCATAGCCGCAAGGACGAGCGAGAGAAGGAGCATTCCGATTTCAGCCATGGTGTTTCCCTTCTTCCAGGCCTCTTCCGAAAGGTATGTATTGCCCACCCTTAACCCGATGTTGCTGTTAATATTGTTTCGAAAGCAAAGGTCGAAAGGCCTGCAATTAAAACCATCGCCGTTGTAAAGGCCTCGAGTGGGATGTCGGGGTTCGTCACCACTGCTCCCTCCTTTCTATTATTCGAACTATCTCATTTATTTCACCCCTCAGCTCGGTTAGAACTTCCCTTCCAAGATCCGTAATTCTGTAATACTTCCTCGGCCTTCCGCCGACCTCGGCCCAGAAGTCCTCAACGAGTCCGTACTTCTTCAGGCTCTTGAGGAGGTCGTAGAGAGTTCCCTCGCTCGGAACAAGCCTTCCACTGCTCAGCTTCTCAAGCTCTTTCCTTATCGCATATCCGTGCATCTCTTCTCTCTTTTCTAAGAGAGAAAGGACTAAATAGGAGTAAAGACCGGAGCGTAAGTCCTTGAGAAGCTTTTTGAGTGCCCTTTCCTTTTTGTTACCAAGCAATCACTTCACCATATTACTTTTTCTTCCTCAGGCTTCTCGACCTTCACCCTGAGCGCGAGCGCTATTCCGGCAAAGATAACCTCGTGGCGTACATAAATGTCTCGCTCCCTGTTAGCTGGTAGTAGGCTGCCATTGAGTCAACGATCGTATGCAGACCGACGATTGCAATCAACCCTTTCTTTCCGAAGCCTTCCCTGTATGCGTAGGCGAGGAAGACCGTTGTCCCTACATGGAAGAACACGGCGAAGTAGCGCTCGATCTACGAGAGGAGGGCTGTGCTGACTGGAACATCCAGTGGGGTCTCGCTATCGCGGCAACGGCGGCGATTATTCCCACAAAGAAAGCCTCGGTGACGCCGAATCAAGCCCCACGAAGAGAGCAGTCCTCAGGTCTTTCCCTTTAACGAGAATGTATTTGGTGCCCTCTGGATGAGGCCAGCAACAAGGCCCAGCCACAGCGAGGCCGCTATGGTAAAGGCCGCCCCCTTGGCTATGACATCTGCGTTCGAGCGTATTCCCAGCGCCAGTAGAGGCAACTGCTGGATTGAGTTCTGGACGATTATCGCAATGAAGAATATCGCCAGCCCGAATACGAACTCTGACCACTTTGTCCTTTTGAAGCCTAAGAATTATATCGTGGTCCAAGCGAGCAAACCTCCCAGTATCGGGAACGGGAGGAGGTACATGGCAATCACTCCTTTTCCATGACCACCGCAGTACCGTAGGCGTAAACCTCAGCAACACTAGAACCGACGTTCGCAGTTGCGAAGCGGACGTTTACAACGGCGTTGGCTCCGAGCTCCTTGGCGTGGAGTACCATCCTTTTCAGGGCCTCCTCCCTGGCCTCGGCTATCATCTGGGTGTACTCTTTCACTTCGCCACCTTTTATGTTTCTAAAAACGGCCATTATGTCCCTGCCCAGGTGGGTGGCCTTAACTATTCCTCCCCTAGCTATTCCCCTGATCTCAACTATTCTGTATCCGGGCACGCTTTCGGTCGTAACTACTATGATGTCCTCCATAACGTCACCCCCAATACATCGGACTTCGAGGTATATTGGGTGTGAAAATATAAAAATATTTCCCCCTTTTTTGGGGAAGAATTTTAAGGCCTCATTATGAAGGCTCATTGGTGAGAGGATGCACGAGATAGATGAGCGAGAGATATTGAAAGTACTTGGAGAGCTTAAAGCTAAGCGCGTTCTTATCCAGACTCCCGAGGGCCTCAAGCACGAGGCTCAGTTTCTGGCCGACTTTCTTGAAGAGAACGGGATAGAGGCAATAATAAGCGGCGACATCAACTATGGTGCCTGTGACCCTGCTGATAGGGAGGCGAAGGCCCTCGGTTGCGACGCGCTCATTCATCTCGGCCACAGCTACATGAAGCTCAACCTTGAGGTTCCCACCCTCTTTGTTCCAGCCTTTGCCAAAGTTGACGTTCTTCCTGCGCTGGAGAAGAATCTGGACGAGATTAAAAAGCTCGGGAGGAAGATAGCGCTCGTTACAACCGCCCAGCACATACACCAGCTGGAAAGGGCCAGGGAGTTCCTTGAAAATGGTGGCTTTGAAGTCCTCGTAGGTGATGGCGACGGAAGGGTAAGCTGGCGCGGCCAGGTTATCGGTTGCAACTTCACCGCCGCCAAAGTTGACGCCGATGGGGTGCTTTTCATTGGTGCTGGATACTTCCACCCGGTTGGAGTTGCCCTGGCAGTCAGGAAGCCCACCCTAGCGGTAAACCCCTACAGTAGGGATGCGATATGGATGAATGAAGAGGCCGAATGGATAATACGAAAGCGCTGGGCCCAGATAGCGAAGGCTTACGATGTGGAAAAGTTCGGTGTCGTTGTAAGCACCAAGAAGGGGCAGCTTCGTCTGGGGGAGGCGAGGAGAATAATTAAGCTCCTCCGCGAGCACGGGAAGTACGCGAGGCTCATAGCCATGAACCACATAAGCTATCCCGCTCTCGAAGGCTTTGACTTCGATGCCTATGTGGTAGTGGCCTGTCCAAGGGTGCCCATAGACGACGTCGAGAACTGGAGAAAGCCGGTTCTAACTCCACCTGAGGTGGAACTCCTCCTTGGCCTGCGCGAGGACTACGAGTTCGATGAAATCTTCGGGGGGAAGCGGGATAAGAACGAACCTTTTGGCATAGCCCTCCACGGGGTGAGAGGTTGAGGAAAAAGCACCTTGCGATGATCCTTTCAAGGTTGAAAGGCTTTCCACAGCCGAAACCCGAATTGGAGCAGTACAGAACCCCAGGAGACGTTGCGGCAGAATTGCTCTGGCTGGCTCACTCCATTGGAGACATTGAAGGTAAAGTCATCGCGGATTTGGGTGCCGGGACTGGAGTTCTGAGTGCCGGCGCATGCCTGATGGGGGCTGAAAGAGTCTACGCCGTTGAAATCGACGGGAAGGCTTTAAGAATCGCCAGGGAGAACGTCGAATCTCTCAGCCTTGAGAACTGTGTTGAGTTCGTGAACTTTGACGTCTCGGATTTTGCCCTCCGTGTTGATACTGTGGTAATGAACCCTCCCTTTGGCAGCCAGGTGAAGCATGCCGACAGACCCTTTCTTATGAGGGCCTTTGGGATAAGTGACGTTGTCTATTCCATTCACCTCGCGAAGCCTGAGGTGAGAAGGTTCATTGAAACGTTCGTTAGAGATGCTGGTTTTTCAATAACTCATAGGATAACTATTCCTTTTGAGATTCCCGCCCAATTCTTCTTCCATCGAAAGAGACTGGAGAGGATTCTGGTCGATATTTACAGGTTCGAGAGGACTTAAAATACCGACTGGCGAAAAGAATATATTGGATAACCCCCAACCAATAGTAGTTGCTATAATCGATGGTGGTGACTGTAATGGGTGGTGTCTCTACCGATAAAATAATGGAGCTGATACTTTCTTGGCAGATGATGGATGCGGTTGAACTGTCTCGGGGTAGTGAGGAGGCACTTCTAGCACTTATTGACCTTGCTAGGGAGGAAGATAGAACCATAAAGATGAGGGCCCTTGCCGCGCTCGAGGAGGTTCTTAATGGGACCGACAGAAAGACGAAGTCTCTAATATTGAAGAGCGGTTTCGATGCAATAGTGGAGGCCCTCCATGAAGGAGATGAGCGACTTAACATGAGGGCCCTTAGGGTTTTAAAACGTCTGGTTGGGGAAACTCCCCTGCGGGAAAAACAGCTGGTGGACCTCGTGGATGCACTCGCTTCACTGGTTTCCAGGGGCGAAGGCCTGGCATGGCTCGAGGCGGTGGAGCTTGCGGCGAAGATATCCGTGCCCTCTCCCCCCGATGGAGTGCTCTCCCGCATGGCGTCTCTCCTCAACTCGCCTAACCTCCACGGAAAGGCACTGGCTTTGAGGCTGCTTCTCAACATGGGGCAACCGTCAAGTGAAAACTGGGGCCTTATCCTCAGGGGGACGGCGGAGCTCATAAGGAGTGGGAATCCTCTCCTCGTAGAAGTTGCCCTAGATGCATTGGCAGACATACTAAAGCTCCCGAGTACTATTCCTATGGAGGGAGTTCTTCGGGAAATTCTTCCGGTTCTCAAAGAGCTTACAAAGACCGCCGATAACTTAGTCCTGCGCGCGAGGGCCGGTGAAATTCTGGGGCTTTTGGAGGGCGCACTTTACAGTTACTACCGTTCGAGGCCGGAGGAAGCCAGGAATGTTGTTAAGAAGTTCCTGAACGCGGGTCTCATTGATGAAGCAATGATTCTCGCTCTGGTTGTGGGGGACTCTTCTCTGTTGCTTGGAGTCGACGGTGAAATGCAGCCTCCCGACGTGCTTGGTGGGACGTTCGATAAACTGCCTGGGTCACCGCGCGGGCCATAGTGCTTGCCACTCCTCACTTCCCCGGGAGTTGTGGAGGACCTAGTTAGTTAGGAGAACCACTTAAAATTTGTAAAGCGAAAAGCGAAATTAATATATGTTCGAAATTTGAATTATCTACTGTAATGTCCCCGCGCAACACTCTATCAAAAGCCGAGCTCAGAGAGATTGTGCTTTCCTGGCAGATATTGGAGACGGTGAGACTGGCCTCCGAGGATGAGGGCCTTCTAATTCTCATTCTGGATCTTGCCAGGGAGCGGGATGATATCACGCGCCTTAGGGCGTTCATGGCCCTTAACGAGATTTTCAAAAGAACTGGTGGGGATGTGAAGAGCCGGGTTCTAAAGAACCATCTGGATGTGTTTATTGATACACTGACTGACGAAAACGAGAGAATAGTAATGAAGGCGCTTCGTGCTTTGGGGCACCTGGTTGAGGGTATTCCCCTTGAAGAGAAGGAATTCCTGGAGATAACAGAGGTTTTAACGAATCTTGTGGAAAATTCAAATCGTGACATAGTGACGCTGGAAGCTATTGACGTGCTCTCAAAAGTTCGGCCAGTCAGAATGTCCGAATCCATAAACACCAAGATCAATAAACTCATCGGTTCCGATGACCCATACTTAAAAACGATAGGGCTACGTCTTCTTGCCAATTCTTTTATTCCCTCTGACGACGTGGATGCTTTGAGACTCCTGCTTACTGAGGCATATACTCTCCTCTTTAGTGGAGAAGATTTCCTTTTGGAGTTGATTCTCGATGTGTTGGGGGATGTTATGAAGTACCCTCTTCCTGCGGACGTAAAAGATGAGGTCGTGAGAATCTCTAAAGTTGTGGGGGAGTTAATCCACCAAAAAGAGGATCCTCTGGTGCGTATAAAAGCCAAGGAGGTCTCTGGACGAGTTACATCTTTTATTTCTAGTTCACAGTCTGTCGGGGAGTTTCGCAGGTTTTAAAACTCTAACCTCAAGAATTCCTTGAGGGGTGCAAAGTTGGGGAAGCTCAAACTGAGCGATAGGCAGCTCTACGCGCTGATCGAGGCGGTAAAACTCGGTGAGGAGATCAAACCAAGCCAGAGTGCCAAGAGAAAGGCCTTCGCGAAATACCGAATCGATGGGTGGGAGAATTCGAAGCTTACCGGTATCTTCTATTCAATTCAGCGGAGGCTCGGCCTGATAGACGAGATAATCGAGGAGCTGGTCGGAGTTTCGCCCTACATCCTCGACCCCTGGCTGAGGACGACGCTTAGGGTTGCCGTGGAGGTTGCCGTCTTCAGGGACCCGAGCGAGAAGACTAGGAGGCATTTGAAGGGCCTCGCCCAGTTTCTCTCGAGAAGAACACATCCATTCGTGGGCTATTACTACTATGACCTTCTCCCGAGGGTTCTGGAATACGTCCCCCAGCTTGACACCGAGGAGAAACGCCTCGAATGGGAATACCTGTTTCCCGAGTGGTTTATCCACAGGGTGAGGGAGCTCGTTGGGGAGGAAGCAGAGGAACTTCTCAAGGCCCTTAACGAGACCCTGCCAACGAGCATAAGGGTGAATCTCCTCAAGGCGAGCGTGGATGAGGTCGAGGACTACCTGAGGAATAAGGAAGTGCGCTTCGAGAGGAGCGAGAGGATTGAGACCGTTCTGAGAATCCTTGACCCATTCAATCCTAAGTGGCTCTTCAACAAGGGGCTTGCTATACCACAGGAAGAGGCAGCAGCGGTCGCCTCGCTCGTTTTGGCTCCCGAACTCGGGGAAACGGTGGTCGATTTGGCGGCCGCTCCCGGAGGCAAGACCGCCCACATGGCTGAGCTTATGAGAAACGAAGGAAGCATTTATGCCTTCGACGTTGATAGAGCAAGGATAAAGCGCATGAAGGAAATTCTAAGGAGAGCTGGCGTTAAGATAGCTGAAGTAATCAAGGCCGACGGGAGGAGGGCTCCAGAAATCCTCGGGGAGGAGATAGCTGACAGAGTTCTTCTCGATGCCCCCTGCACGAGCGATGGAACCATAGCGAAAAATCCCGAGCTGAGATGGCGCCTCAGGGAGAAGAACATCCCTAAGGTCGTTTCCCTTCAGAGGGAGCTCATCGAGAGCGCCTGGAAGCTGTTGAAACATGGAGGAAGGATGCTCTACTCAACCTGCTCGATGCTGCCAGAGGAGAACGAAGAGCTAATTGAATGGTTCCTGGGGAGGCACGATGATGCCCGTTTGGTTCCCCTGAAGGGCCCCTATGATGAGGGATTCCTGCCCGGAACGATGAGGGCCTGGCCCCATAGGCACAGGACGATAAGCTTCTTCTATGCCCTGCTAGAAAAGAAGAAGTAGGGGTTCAGGTCTCCTTTTCGAGTTTTATCCTCAGCGGCTCTGCGAACCAATTAACGCGCTGCGGGAAGGGTATCTCTATGCCGGCCTCGTCAAGGGCCTTCTTCACTTTTGATATCAGCTCCGTTTTGACGTTGAACCATTTCTCACTCGGAGCCCATGCCCGGATCGAGAGTATAACCGCGTTGTCCCCAAGGTCTTCAACGAAAATGAGGGGCTCTGGTTCCGCCAGGACCAGGGGCATCTTGTCGAGGGTTTCCCTTATCACCTCGATGGCCTTTTCGATGTCTGCACTGTAGGCTATGCCGATCCTTACGTCCACCCTTCTGGCGGGGTACCCCTGGAGGTTGATTATGTTGCTGTTGAAGAGCTTTTCGTTTGGAATTCTGATAAGGGTGCCGTCCCAGGCCCGAATCCGAGTCGACAGGATTCTTATGTCCTCCACAACGCCCCCGAGCTCGCCTATTTTCACTGGGTCGCCGATGTTAAGGGGCTTATCGAAGTACATGAAGAGTCCGGAGATGAAGTTCGAAACTACAGTCTGGGCTGAAAAACCGAGGACGATACCTGTTATTCCCGCCGCGGCGAGAAGGGCGCTCAGTTGAGTGCTGACTCCTGCAAAGTTGAGACTCAAAAAGAACGCCACGGTGATGAAGGTATAGTAGAATATCTTGGCCTTTATCTGCACGTCTGGGGAGGGCCTCCTGCCCGCGCTCATGATGAAGTAATCCTTGGACTTCCTGGCTATTAAGTAGGCGAAGTAAAAGAAGCCGACCGCGAAGGTTATGTTCCCGACCGTCGTCCGCAATATCGGGTAAGCCATTAAACCAATCTCAAAGAGGGACCATGTTATTCCCCCAAGGACGAACATGCGGAACACTATATCAGCGGTGTCCTCGTTGATTATCCACGTGAGGCTGGTCTCCTTTGATTCCCTGATTATGATTTTTCTGAGGGTCCTTCCAAGGATTATCATGGCAACTAGGATAACAACTGCCTTGATGGCCGTTTCTAATGTTATCCCAGCCAGTATTGGTTTCTCCAGGCCAGTGGGGAGAGTTGTGGTGGTATTATCCGTTAAGTTTGCCATTCTCACCACCTCATCTTGAAGTTTGGTAGCGGTTCTGCCCTGTGGGTGGCCTTCAATGTTCCATCGGGCGGGTTTCCAGTGTTGTTGACCTCATAGGGCTCTTTGGTTGTCAGTATTACGAGCGGGTAGTATGCCCTCTCCGGGGAGTAGAACATGACGCTGTTCCTTATCGGGATGACGATCTTATCGACGAGCTTCCACTCGTCGGTTGGATTGTTTATCACGAGCTTTATAACACCGAGCTCATCGGGTGTTCTCTCGAGAAACTCGCTCACATGATAGCGCGCTATTACACCTACGTTATCCTGGCCGTAGAGCGCGTACTTCTCCCTACCGATCACGAAGCGGTCTATCATAACGTCTCCACTTTTGACTTCTATATCTATTGGAGTGGATAGGTAGCCTGTGAGCCTCTCCTTGGGTGGAATGGATAATCTGGACGAGAACTTCACCATGAGAAACTTGACTCCATAGCCCGTGGCAGGTGAGGGGAGTACATTAAACGCCCCTTTGCCCCGTTTTATCAGAACCCGAACATTGTCCCGCTTGTAGAGGATTTTATCCCCGGGCATCTCTACGAGGTGTATTTTTTTGTTGAGGATTTTGATGAACTGCGTTTTGAGCTCGTGCTCTCCAAACATGGATAAAAATTGGGGTTCAAGGATTTAAAGTTTGCCTGGAAATGTGGAAAAATTGGCAAAATAACGGAAGGGCCTCAGACCTTCTCGAAGCCTATGCCATAGAGCTTGAGGTAGGTGTACATGTTGGTTCCCAGGCAATGAAAACGTAAGTATCGCTGTATCCTCCCGTTTCTGAATGGGTTTCGCTCTTCGTGTACTGATGCTCTCCAGTATGGGCGGAGGAAGTGTCTCCTCCGCTTATGCAGCTGTTAGCACTCACAAAAAGCAAAATCACCAAGAAAATTGCAGAAACTACTTTACCTTTTTTCATAATATCTCGACCTTTTCCTTAGGTTATACCTACCATATAGTTGAAATATTTAAACATTAGCTACGGTGTAAGGTCGTCTTCATAGGTTTT
Coding sequences within:
- a CDS encoding PadR family transcriptional regulator, whose amino-acid sequence is MLGNKKERALKKLLKDLRSGLYSYLVLSLLEKREEMHGYAIRKELEKLSSGRLVPSEGTLYDLLKSLKKYGLVEDFWAEVGGRPRKYYRITDLGREVLTELRGEINEIVRIIERREQW
- a CDS encoding DUF1648 domain-containing protein, coding for MAEIGMLLLSLVLAAMILFNVRRDIFTITLLIGTFAVIWAGTYVAKRNYEIEDLSQEALEKPERERQIPEFNVRPYLTIHLAVLVIYFILTAFLWERIPDTVAIHFNLNGQPDGFADKVTGILAIPLLVWGFFFTMTYFAKSPLFTSRGFFILPNRSKRFAEFMTVLNMTTTPVYTIALLYNVVLIPGIYVSYAAFPVLAGMLFEICRLLSAK
- a CDS encoding multidrug transporter codes for the protein MRRLILPEVLLVIAVVVGFVAQAALLPANYVYEKSYVCPNHIQAEFIPANTSVTGYIRAEHPFSAYVIISDSGYFGEFDPSSAVMMWENVTAVELDFQAPGEDCYLVIKNGNTSQIVEIEFKAEH
- a CDS encoding class I SAM-dependent methyltransferase — its product is MEELLPEEPRVLDFCAGTGIAGAATAKATNAPLLTVLDARNEDLKKARKWLEIAGISLELKLITGYVREVSKLVGEHGLALLWGLTMPHFDPFDAVRIFANVTLSLNEDGIFVIKETDRVYGILYNIGYKDFLVESKTEDHTIVSVHEGYNLKRGTSGGHTTSYRASRRLPKMGTGSGTLRRSWPSGAFSSGNGSSSQ
- a CDS encoding metallophosphoesterase, producing the protein MDFFDAFERLSLELKTSMGKTLLLADAHMGFELSRGLRIRTHFEERLAEFIKERDPDLLILLGDVKEPIGLSFTMKRLLIGFFSELREVPTVITKGNHDGRIEEVARKFPNINVVDHLVIDGLLLLHGHTNLPEVEFVEAYLGHIHPACGIKGGRVLRKTKCFLRVEKFLILPSVNPYLEGFDAREGIKIVPFLRNAKKGKAFLPDGLYIGEVSFQ
- a CDS encoding nitrilase, which codes for MRVAYVQMEPKLLEPEKNYSKAERLIKEAAKEGAKLVVLPELFDTGYNFESRDEVESVAGQIPDGETTEFLVELSRDLEVFIVAGTAEKDEKGRLYNSAVIVGPIGWGYIGKYHKVHLFYREKLFFESGNLGFHVFNIGIVKVGVMICFDWFFPESARTLALKGAEIIAHPSNLVMPYAPRAMPIRALENRVYTITANRIGEERGLRFIGKSTIASPKAEVLAVGSGDREEIGVVEIDLNLTRDKRLNELNDIFKDRRPEFYFV
- the dph2 gene encoding diphthamide biosynthesis enzyme Dph2 is translated as MHEIDEREILKVLGELKAKRVLIQTPEGLKHEAQFLADFLEENGIEAIISGDINYGACDPADREAKALGCDALIHLGHSYMKLNLEVPTLFVPAFAKVDVLPALEKNLDEIKKLGRKIALVTTAQHIHQLERAREFLENGGFEVLVGDGDGRVSWRGQVIGCNFTAAKVDADGVLFIGAGYFHPVGVALAVRKPTLAVNPYSRDAIWMNEEAEWIIRKRWAQIAKAYDVEKFGVVVSTKKGQLRLGEARRIIKLLREHGKYARLIAMNHISYPALEGFDFDAYVVVACPRVPIDDVENWRKPVLTPPEVELLLGLREDYEFDEIFGGKRDKNEPFGIALHGVRG
- a CDS encoding YbjQ family protein, producing MEDIIVVTTESVPGYRIVEIRGIARGGIVKATHLGRDIMAVFRNIKGGEVKEYTQMIAEAREEALKRMVLHAKELGANAVVNVRFATANVGSSVAEVYAYGTAVVMEKE
- a CDS encoding transcriptional regulator, translated to MSDVYEKLEALLRSMGIKKTELRIYRLLLEKREPMRITEIQRELGISERSVREHVLKLYRRGILKRRLIEQGWLGYVYTAVSPSEVLGNIKENLVKRINELEKELNGSSSRGG